ATGGTTATCCCAGTTTAATATCTGATGAAATTTGAGGATTAACATGGATATAATTGAATATAACAGACAAGCATGGAATCTGGAATCTTCACAGGGAAGCAGATGGTCTACACCGGTTTCTCCGGAAATAATTGAATCTGCCCGGAAGGGTAGCTGGCAGGTAATACTCACACCCAATAAGCCTGTACCGCATTCATGGTTTGGCCGCTTAACAGATAAAGATGTTCTGTGTCTGGCCTCAGGGGGAGGACAGCAAGCACCGATATTAGCGGCTGCGGGTGCAAAAGTAGTCAGCTTTGACCTTTCTGAAGAGCAGCTTAAGAAAGATTGTGATGTTGCAAAACGTGACAGACTTCAGGTTCGCTGTGTTCAGGGTGATATGGCAAATCTTTGCGAATTTGCAGATGAAAGCTTTGACTTGATATTCCATCCGATTTCCAATGTCTTTGTTCCTGATGTAAAAGCAGTTTGGTCAGAGTGTTATCGTATTTTGAAGACCGGTGGAGACTTGCTGGCAGGCTTTATGAATCCCTCCTTTTTCCTATTTGACCATGAAGAAGCAGAAAAGTGCGGGCAACTAATTGTAAAAAGAA
Above is a window of Atribacterota bacterium DNA encoding:
- a CDS encoding class I SAM-dependent methyltransferase, translated to MDIIEYNRQAWNLESSQGSRWSTPVSPEIIESARKGSWQVILTPNKPVPHSWFGRLTDKDVLCLASGGGQQAPILAAAGAKVVSFDLSEEQLKKDCDVAKRDRLQVRCVQGDMANLCEFADESFDLIFHPISNVFVPDVKAVWSECYRILKTGGDLLAGFMNPSFFLFDHEEAEKCGQLIVKRKLPFSEPYDLDSNQRAKWGSNKNPAQFSHSLETQIGGQIVAGFVIIGFYEDSWSDEATLLNKFSPTSIATRARKL